One Polaribacter sp. KT25b DNA segment encodes these proteins:
- a CDS encoding cell wall metabolism sensor histidine kinase WalK — MKTKKTYSYALWSAVYLTLLSVIITAICYFFISSHSNVFTIIISILSLFFISFLIIQYRTEHFIYRRLKKIYEDISFLNVKDLKKESATTDIEILSRKMEKFVEGKRLEIKNLTEIDSFRRDFLGNVAHELKTPLFTVQGYILTLIEGAVNDKQIRMKYLDRANKGVERLVAVIKDLDMITKLENDGMKINFEVFNILELIQNVFDLFEMKAKKRNITLQFDKIYEFPVFVKADSEKIEQVLINLVVNSIKYGKPNGTTIVGVESYNNKKFIVKVIDDGEGVKKIHLPRLFERFYRVDQSRSREQGGSGLGLSIVKHIIEAHNENIFLKSTYGKGSEFSFTIEKAR, encoded by the coding sequence TTGAAAACAAAAAAAACATATTCGTATGCTCTTTGGTCTGCAGTGTATTTAACATTGCTTTCTGTAATTATAACAGCTATATGCTATTTTTTTATAAGCTCACATTCTAATGTTTTTACTATTATTATTTCTATTCTTTCTCTTTTCTTTATTTCTTTTTTAATTATTCAATATAGAACAGAACACTTTATCTACAGACGTTTAAAAAAAATATATGAAGATATTTCATTTTTAAATGTAAAGGATTTAAAAAAAGAAAGTGCTACAACAGACATTGAAATACTTTCTAGAAAAATGGAAAAATTTGTAGAAGGTAAACGACTAGAAATAAAAAATCTAACCGAAATAGATTCTTTTAGACGTGATTTTTTAGGTAATGTTGCCCACGAGCTAAAAACACCACTTTTTACTGTACAAGGTTATATTTTAACGCTAATAGAAGGCGCTGTTAATGACAAACAAATACGCATGAAGTATTTAGACAGAGCTAATAAGGGCGTAGAAAGATTGGTGGCTGTTATTAAAGATTTAGACATGATTACTAAATTGGAAAATGATGGCATGAAAATAAATTTTGAAGTTTTTAATATTCTTGAACTCATTCAAAATGTATTTGATTTGTTTGAGATGAAGGCAAAAAAAAGAAACATCACACTTCAATTTGATAAAATTTATGAGTTCCCTGTTTTTGTAAAAGCAGATTCAGAAAAAATAGAACAAGTACTTATTAACCTTGTTGTTAACTCCATAAAATATGGAAAACCAAACGGAACAACAATCGTTGGTGTAGAAAGCTATAATAATAAAAAATTTATTGTAAAAGTAATAGACGACGGAGAAGGCGTAAAAAAAATACACCTTCCACGTTTATTTGAACGTTTCTACAGAGTAGACCAAAGTAGATCTAGAGAACAAGGCGGTTCTGGTTTAGGGCTTTCTATTGTTAAACATATTATAGAAGCTCATAATGAAAACATCTTTCTAAAAAGCACCTACGGCAAAGGTTCTGAGTTTTCTTTTACAATAGAAAAAGCGAGATAG
- a CDS encoding response regulator transcription factor, producing MNKSDIKILLVDDEPDILEIVGYNLKNEGYQVFTAENGLQAIKAAKKNTPHLILLDIMMPEMDGIEACEKIRKIKSLENVIISFLTARGEDYSQVAGFEAGADDYITKPIKPKVLVSKVKSLLRRLKNEEESDETFKVGDIVIDRDEYVVYKAGTKISLPRKEFELFSLLTSKPGKVFKREVILDTVWGNEVVVGGRTIDVHIRKLREKIGDDHFKTVKGVGYKFVLEGAE from the coding sequence ATGAATAAAAGTGATATTAAAATCTTATTAGTTGATGATGAACCAGATATCTTAGAGATTGTTGGGTATAATCTTAAAAATGAAGGATATCAAGTTTTTACTGCCGAAAATGGCCTACAAGCAATTAAAGCTGCAAAAAAAAATACCCCTCATTTAATTTTATTAGATATCATGATGCCAGAAATGGATGGGATTGAAGCTTGTGAAAAAATTAGAAAAATAAAATCATTAGAAAATGTAATTATTTCATTTTTAACAGCTAGAGGAGAAGACTACTCTCAAGTTGCTGGTTTTGAAGCTGGTGCAGACGACTACATTACAAAACCTATTAAACCAAAAGTTTTAGTAAGCAAGGTAAAATCTTTATTAAGAAGACTAAAAAATGAAGAGGAAAGTGATGAAACTTTTAAAGTGGGAGACATTGTTATTGATAGAGATGAATATGTTGTTTATAAAGCAGGAACTAAAATTTCGCTTCCAAGAAAAGAATTTGAACTTTTTTCTTTGCTAACTTCTAAACCAGGAAAAGTTTTTAAAAGAGAAGTTATTTTAGATACCGTTTGGGGAAACGAAGTTGTTGTTGGCGGAAGAACAATTGATGTTCATATTAGAAAACTTCGTGAAAAAATTGGTGATGACCATTTTAAAACTGTAAAAGGAGTTGGTTATAAGTTTGTTTTAGAAGGCGCAGAATAA